The region GCCGTGCGGCGGTGGCCGCCGCCGACGGTCCCTTCGGCACGCCGGCGGGCATCGAGGCACGCGTCATCGAGAATTTCAAGCAGATCCAGGCCCACTGTGACGATCGGGAGCTGCTCCTGCGCCTGCCGCCGTTGCATGTCTGGAGCATGACGGCCGGCGAGGAAATCCGTGAGGATCTGGAACTGCGCCGCCGCGAGGGCTGGATCCGGGAGTGTCACGGTGACATGCACCTGGCCAATATGGCCCTGATCGACGACCGTGTGGTGCTGTTCGATGCGCTGGAGTTTTCCGCGGATCTGCGCTGGATCGATCCCCTGAGCGAAATCGCCTTCGTCTATATGGATCTCGATCATCGCGGCCACCGGGCCCTGGCGCGGCGCTTTCTGAACAACTATCTGGAAGCTGCCAACGATTACCAGTCGCTGAACCTGTTCCGCTACTACCTCGTCTATCGTGCGCTGGTGCGTGCCAAGGTCGCCGCCATCGCCGCGCATCAGCACGCGGGGGACCCGGGCCACCGGGCGCAGGAACTGGCCACATTCGCGGGCTATCTGGACCGCGCGGCCAGCTACTGCGCCAACCCGGCACCCGCCCCGCTGATCCTGATGCACGGACTGTCGGGCTCCGGCAAGAGCTGGCTGGCGCGGCAACTGGTCGAGGCCCTGGGTGCCATCCGCATCCGTTCCGACGTCGAACGTCGCCGCCTGCTGGGCATGGCGCCGGAAGAGGCCACCGACAGCGGTATCGCCAGCGGCGCCTACAGCCCCGGGATCACCCGCAAGACCTATCAGCGCCTGCAGGCGCTGGCCTATCCGATTCTCGATGCCGGCTTCCCGGCGATCATCGACGCAACCTGCCTGCTGCGCAGCCAGCGCGCGCCGCTGCAGCGCTTCGCCGCCGTCGCCGGCGTCCCCTGGGTGCTGCTCGACGTGCAGGCCCCCGAGGCCGTGCTGCGCGAACGCATCACCCGCCGCCACCGCGACGAGCGTGACGCCTCCGAGGCGACCCTGGCCGTACTCGACCATCAGCTGGCCAGCGCCGAACCGCTGACCCTCGATGAACAGCGCCACCGTATCGTCATCGACACCACCGGACCCATCGATTTCGATACGCTGGCGCGCGCGATCATGGCGCGCGGCTGAGCGACTCGGGATTTTTCTGACGGTATTTCACAGCACGCCCTGACAACAGACTCCTAGTCGTCGCGGCGTGGCTCCAGCGGCAGCGACAGCTCACCCTCCGACTCGAAGCGCCCAGCACCCAGACCGATACCACCGAGGTGGCCACGCAGGCGGTAGTCGAGCTTGGCGGGCGGCTTGCCGGCGGTGGCGATACCGAAGATCTGACGGAGGATGGCCGTCGCCGGGACGGTGACGGGCACGGCGATCAGTGTCTCACCGTAGCGCGGCACATGGCCACGCTGGTCGCTGACCCCGCTGGCGAAATCCTTGCCGCCCAGTTCCAGATCGACCGCCACGCCATCGAAGTCCAGCGGCGTTTCATTGGGGTTCTGCACGCGCAGCTTGAGGACGAAGCGTGCCTCCATCCCCTCGCCCGGCAGCGGCTCCATGCCGGCGACCGATACCTGCAGCGGT is a window of Gammaproteobacteria bacterium DNA encoding:
- a CDS encoding AAA family ATPase; the encoded protein is MGTTDQRRPDTSKGHGQPVAGPALPRLLAALQRPDGFPHPVDGFTLLETHISFVLLTGTYAYKFKKPVDLGFLDFSTLEKRRFYCHEELRLNRRLAPELYEAVVAITGTPEHPVLDGEGPAIEYAVRMRQFAVDARLDLVSDRGGLGENHIDQLATDVAAFHRRAAVAAADGPFGTPAGIEARVIENFKQIQAHCDDRELLLRLPPLHVWSMTAGEEIREDLELRRREGWIRECHGDMHLANMALIDDRVVLFDALEFSADLRWIDPLSEIAFVYMDLDHRGHRALARRFLNNYLEAANDYQSLNLFRYYLVYRALVRAKVAAIAAHQHAGDPGHRAQELATFAGYLDRAASYCANPAPAPLILMHGLSGSGKSWLARQLVEALGAIRIRSDVERRRLLGMAPEEATDSGIASGAYSPGITRKTYQRLQALAYPILDAGFPAIIDATCLLRSQRAPLQRFAAVAGVPWVLLDVQAPEAVLRERITRRHRDERDASEATLAVLDHQLASAEPLTLDEQRHRIVIDTTGPIDFDTLARAIMARG
- a CDS encoding LEA type 2 family protein; its protein translation is MKRRHLLLILSALPLASCVGLGLREPLQVSVAGMEPLPGEGMEARFVLKLRVQNPNETPLDFDGVAVDLELGGKDFASGVSDQRGHVPRYGETLIAVPVTVPATAILRQIFGIATAGKPPAKLDYRLRGHLGGIGLGAGRFESEGELSLPLEPRRDD